One window from the genome of Panicum hallii strain FIL2 unplaced genomic scaffold, PHallii_v3.1 scaffold_83, whole genome shotgun sequence encodes:
- the LOC112878617 gene encoding FK506-binding protein 4-like, which translates to MSPWSPASSLGQSASPQSPPPRQRPPPSLPQPPAKKQKQPPKKQSSVKEPPKKKEQMKKKAKEPAKLPWEKTYEECCEEAKKAVDEHFKPKKPEKKVPINPADSAFFLKMTDVNRRKFIPPSDYDDSIT; encoded by the coding sequence ATGAGTCCATGGTCacctgcttcatctcttgggcAGTCGGCTTCTCCTCAGTCACCTCCTCCTAGGCAGCGGCCTCCTCCTTCACTTCCTCAACCACCAGCAAAGAAGCAAAAGCAACCACCAAAGAAGCAATCATCAGTTAAAGAGCCTCCAaagaagaaggagcagatgaaGAAGAAAGCTAAGGAGCCTGCTAAGCTACCGTGGGAGAAAACTTATGAGGAATGCTGTGAGGAAGCTAAGAAAGCGGTTGACGAGCACTTCAAACCGAAGAAGCCAGAGAAGAAGGTACCCATAAATCCAGCAGATTCAGCATTTTTCTTAAAAATGACCGATGTAAATAGGAGGAAATTCATTCCACCATCAGATTACGATGACTCAATTACCTAG